The following proteins are co-located in the Mycolicibacterium goodii genome:
- the eccCb gene encoding type VII secretion protein EccCb, with translation MEKTDAPGPATGELLIDAPPELPRATPVPIVTRVLPVVLVIAMVGMMVVYFRSGATTTRGPAVMFFPAMMAMSVLATLVYSLRGTGQSAELERGRREYLRYLDGVDALAAQTAHAQWQSLHDAFPDPAALWTLVDGARRWERDPGHPHFCEVRIGVGACPLQTRLVPAEVNGGAERDPVTVDALQTLLRDRAMVDEVPITVRLGGHYRLTGPDDQVAGLLRAMVCQLATWHGPRDVGIAAILRPEATEKWDWLKWLPHHTNTPDAGVTHLVVVVDSPVRPTIPDGATVLSMGPDATDAPGTHIDVERDAVRIGSVSARPDAMTAEQALACARRLARHRTATTTVRRSHWAHLLGLDIEHLDIEQVWRNSDPQRHLRVPIGVRDNGDRVDLDLKEAALGGVGPHGLCIGATGSGKSEFLRTLVLGLITTHPPEVLNLVLVDFKGGATFLGLETARHVSALITNLAESAAMVTRMADALAGEMTRRQELLRGADVGSAAEYRRTRPDRPPLPTLLVVVDEFSELLYQQPDFADLFVAVGRLGRSLGIHLLLASQRLDEGRLRGLESHLSYRICLKTFSPAESRAVLGVTDAYDLPNTPGAAYLKAPSGAITRFQTAFVSGGYEVATVDKPDTRVRPFTARPAEPDKPRRTSTRTVLETTLAWLAGHGAPAHRVWLPPLPRAIPLSDVLMANPEPLTAAIGLVDRPFEQRRDRLLVDLSGAAGNVVIVGGPQAGKSTAARTLMVALAATHDPSDVQMYGLDLGGGALSALAVLPHVGAIAGRRDADLVRRIVAQLHKVVRERERTFAALGVDSMAEYRARRAQGHRDDPYGDVFLVVDGWSVLRSEFDNLEATITALAAQGLSYGVHVVVTAARWAELRPALKDQLGTRIELRLGDPAESEMDRRRARDLGQCPPGRGLTRDGHELLIALPRLDATADVAGLGAALTRIGEILRAQHVGVQAPPVRLLPRQVGSAELGGVPDECPATRVVIGIGEDELGPVTIDFAEQADLVILGDAGCGKSTALRTLCDRLARTNTPAAVQLLVVDYRREMLDAVDSGHLRGYAVTAGALEAAVADLVTTLRERMPGPGVAPRQLRERTWWSGPEIYVVVDDYDLVAGGAGNPLTALLDFLPHARDLGLHLVIARRSGGAARAMFDPVLSRLKELGCMGLMMSASPDEGVLLGSVRPKPLPPGRGTLITRTAPEQLIQVALSCDAG, from the coding sequence ATGGAGAAAACCGACGCACCCGGGCCGGCCACCGGCGAACTGCTCATCGATGCGCCACCGGAACTGCCCCGCGCCACACCCGTGCCGATCGTGACGCGGGTCCTTCCCGTGGTGCTCGTGATCGCGATGGTGGGAATGATGGTCGTGTATTTCCGATCCGGTGCGACCACGACCCGCGGGCCCGCGGTCATGTTCTTTCCCGCGATGATGGCGATGTCGGTGCTCGCGACGCTGGTGTACAGCCTGCGGGGCACCGGCCAGAGCGCCGAACTCGAACGCGGCCGCCGTGAATACCTGCGCTACCTCGACGGTGTCGACGCGCTCGCGGCGCAGACCGCACACGCGCAATGGCAGTCACTGCACGACGCCTTCCCGGACCCCGCAGCCCTGTGGACGCTGGTCGACGGTGCCCGTCGATGGGAACGCGATCCGGGGCATCCGCACTTCTGCGAGGTCCGCATCGGTGTGGGTGCGTGTCCCCTGCAGACCCGGCTGGTGCCTGCGGAAGTCAACGGTGGTGCCGAACGGGACCCGGTCACGGTCGACGCACTGCAAACTCTGCTGCGGGACCGCGCGATGGTCGACGAGGTGCCGATCACGGTGCGGCTCGGCGGCCACTACCGGTTGACCGGCCCGGACGACCAGGTCGCCGGTCTGCTGCGGGCGATGGTCTGCCAACTGGCCACCTGGCACGGCCCGCGCGACGTCGGGATCGCCGCGATCCTGCGGCCGGAGGCGACCGAGAAATGGGACTGGCTGAAATGGCTACCGCACCACACGAACACGCCGGACGCCGGCGTGACGCACCTGGTGGTCGTGGTCGATTCGCCGGTGCGCCCGACGATCCCGGACGGAGCCACGGTGCTCAGCATGGGACCGGATGCCACCGACGCGCCGGGCACCCACATCGACGTCGAGCGCGATGCGGTCCGTATCGGATCGGTCAGCGCCAGGCCCGACGCCATGACGGCCGAGCAGGCACTCGCATGCGCCCGCCGCCTCGCCCGCCACCGGACAGCGACGACGACGGTGCGGCGGTCGCATTGGGCGCATCTGCTCGGCCTCGACATCGAGCACCTCGACATCGAGCAGGTCTGGCGGAACTCCGATCCGCAACGCCACCTGCGGGTTCCGATCGGTGTCCGCGACAACGGGGATCGCGTCGACCTCGACCTCAAAGAGGCAGCGCTGGGTGGCGTCGGTCCCCATGGTCTGTGCATCGGGGCCACCGGATCCGGCAAGTCCGAGTTCCTCCGAACCCTGGTGCTCGGCCTGATCACCACACATCCACCCGAGGTGCTCAACCTCGTGCTCGTCGACTTCAAGGGCGGTGCGACGTTCCTCGGTCTGGAGACAGCGCGCCATGTCAGCGCACTGATCACCAACCTCGCCGAGTCGGCGGCCATGGTCACTCGCATGGCCGACGCGCTGGCGGGGGAGATGACGCGCAGGCAGGAACTGCTGCGCGGGGCCGACGTGGGCAGCGCCGCCGAATACCGACGCACCCGTCCTGATCGGCCACCGCTGCCGACACTGCTCGTCGTCGTCGACGAATTCTCCGAACTGCTCTACCAGCAACCGGATTTCGCGGACCTGTTCGTCGCCGTCGGCAGGCTCGGCCGCTCTCTGGGGATACATCTGCTGCTGGCGAGCCAGCGCCTCGACGAAGGCAGGCTGCGTGGTCTGGAATCCCACCTGTCCTACCGGATCTGCCTGAAGACGTTCTCACCCGCCGAATCCCGCGCCGTACTCGGCGTCACCGATGCATACGATCTGCCCAACACGCCGGGAGCGGCGTACCTGAAGGCACCGTCCGGCGCGATCACGCGGTTCCAAACGGCGTTCGTGTCCGGCGGATACGAAGTCGCAACTGTTGACAAGCCGGATACCCGCGTGCGCCCGTTCACCGCGCGACCGGCCGAACCCGACAAGCCCCGCCGGACGTCCACGCGGACCGTGCTGGAGACAACGCTGGCCTGGCTTGCCGGCCACGGCGCACCCGCGCACCGCGTCTGGCTGCCACCCCTGCCGCGTGCGATACCGCTCAGCGATGTGCTCATGGCCAACCCCGAACCGCTCACGGCGGCGATCGGTCTGGTCGACCGGCCGTTCGAGCAGCGTCGCGACCGGCTGCTCGTCGACCTGTCCGGCGCCGCGGGCAATGTCGTGATCGTCGGCGGACCGCAAGCCGGGAAATCCACGGCGGCACGCACATTGATGGTGGCTCTGGCCGCCACCCACGACCCGTCGGACGTGCAGATGTACGGCCTCGATCTCGGCGGCGGCGCGTTGTCGGCGCTGGCGGTGCTGCCGCACGTCGGCGCGATCGCCGGGCGCCGCGACGCCGACCTGGTGCGACGGATCGTCGCGCAACTGCACAAGGTGGTGCGGGAGCGGGAACGAACCTTCGCAGCTCTCGGTGTCGACTCGATGGCCGAGTACCGGGCCCGCCGGGCCCAGGGGCACCGTGATGATCCGTACGGTGATGTGTTCCTGGTGGTCGACGGCTGGTCGGTGCTGCGCAGTGAGTTCGACAACCTCGAGGCCACCATCACCGCGCTGGCGGCGCAGGGGCTGTCCTACGGTGTGCACGTCGTGGTGACCGCGGCACGCTGGGCCGAACTGCGACCGGCGCTCAAGGACCAACTCGGCACGCGCATCGAACTGCGGCTCGGCGATCCGGCCGAATCGGAGATGGACCGCAGACGGGCCCGAGACCTCGGTCAGTGCCCTCCCGGACGCGGTTTGACCCGCGACGGACACGAACTCCTGATCGCGCTGCCGCGACTCGACGCAACCGCCGACGTGGCCGGTCTCGGTGCAGCACTGACCCGCATCGGTGAGATCCTGCGCGCCCAGCATGTCGGGGTTCAGGCGCCGCCCGTGCGCCTGCTGCCGCGGCAGGTCGGTAGTGCAGAACTCGGCGGCGTGCCCGACGAATGTCCGGCCACCCGGGTCGTCATAGGTATCGGTGAAGATGAACTCGGCCCGGTGACAATCGATTTCGCCGAACAGGCCGATCTGGTCATCCTCGGGGACGCGGGATGCGGAAAGTCCACCGCACTGCGGACACTGTGCGATCGGCTGGCGCGCACGAACACCCCCGCGGCCGTACAGCTGCTCGTGGTCGACTACCGGCGGGAGATGCTCGACGCGGTCGACTCCGGGCATCTGCGCGGTTATGCCGTCACCGCCGGTGCGTTGGAGGCCGCGGTGGCCGATCTGGTCACCACACTGCGTGAACGCATGCCCGGTCCAGGCGTCGCACCGCGGCAACTGCGCGAGCGGACCTGGTGGTCGGGCCCGGAAATCTATGTCGTGGTGGACGATTACGACCTCGTGGCGGGTGGGGCGGGCAATCCGTTGACCGCCCTGCTCGACTTCCTGCCGCACGCACGCGATCTCGGGCTGCACCTGGTGATCGCCCGCCGCTCGGGTGGAGCCGCGCGCGCCATGTTCGACCCGGTGCTGTCCCGGCTCAAGGAACTCGGCTGCATGGGGCTGATGATGAGTGCGTCACCCGACGAGGGCGTGCTGCTGGGATCGGTGCGCCCGAAACCGCTGCCACCGGGACGGGGAACCCTGATCACCCGCACCGCACCCGAGCAGTTGATACAGGTGGCCCTGTCGTGCGACGCGGGGTGA